Proteins encoded by one window of Candidatus Odinarchaeum yellowstonii:
- a CDS encoding geranylgeranylglycerol-phosphate geranylgeranyltransferase — MTLKKEKIKAIIEIMRPSNVIFGSITTTISVLTVNEILRVDLGISLSSFSLATFIALSYFTYFSIAIAGNIVNDIFDIEVDRVNRPDRPLPSGRIKVNEAKMLTVIFWVTGVILAFLTNMLGGVIAIAFSIIGLLYAAKGKVMGLIGNFMVSFSFSFGLLYGALIVYYQLLGLVGVPPIIWLYFITAFMVLQGREIIKGIEDIEGDAVRGVQTIARKYGVKKAAKISQIFNIVGMISFTSALILSITGITSLPKIFFSILYVPGMLCVGGSTLLIYSNPESGRNQRKASLLDKLGAFLGLLAFLIGVV, encoded by the coding sequence ATGACACTTAAAAAAGAGAAGATTAAAGCTATCATAGAAATTATGAGACCATCCAACGTGATTTTCGGTAGCATAACCACCACGATATCTGTGTTAACTGTTAACGAAATACTTAGAGTTGATTTAGGTATCAGTTTATCCTCATTTTCTTTAGCTACTTTTATAGCTTTATCATATTTCACATATTTCAGCATAGCTATCGCTGGAAACATAGTTAACGATATCTTCGATATAGAGGTGGATAGAGTCAACCGACCTGATAGACCGCTACCAAGCGGGCGAATTAAAGTTAACGAAGCTAAAATGTTAACTGTAATCTTCTGGGTTACCGGTGTCATACTAGCTTTTCTAACCAATATGTTAGGGGGAGTGATAGCGATAGCTTTCTCCATAATAGGACTACTATACGCGGCTAAAGGTAAAGTAATGGGGTTAATAGGGAATTTCATGGTCTCCTTCTCTTTCTCTTTCGGTTTACTATACGGTGCTTTGATCGTATACTACCAGCTTCTCGGCTTAGTTGGTGTGCCTCCGATAATATGGCTCTACTTTATTACAGCGTTCATGGTATTACAAGGGAGGGAGATAATAAAGGGGATAGAGGATATTGAAGGCGACGCTGTTAGAGGCGTTCAGACTATAGCAAGAAAATACGGGGTTAAAAAAGCAGCTAAGATTTCACAGATATTTAATATAGTGGGGATGATCTCTTTCACATCGGCTTTAATTCTCTCAATTACAGGTATTACCTCCCTCCCTAAAATATTCTTTTCAATATTATATGTGCCGGGGATGTTATGCGTAGGCGGATCCACTCTGCTAATTTATTCAAATCCTGAAAGCGGGAGAAACCAGCGAAAAGCGAGTCTACTAGATAAATTAGGAGCCTTCCTAGGATTATTAGCTTTCCTAATAGGAGTTGTGTAA
- a CDS encoding GTP-binding protein, with amino-acid sequence MSNYQKLYKIVVVGEGGVGKTTLIKRYVTGQFTNSKTTIGVSFAIANVNFNNVTVKMQIWDLGGEERFRTLLPSFCKGAQGAIIVFDQSRFSTFLSLPEWIELVKKNTNNIPIILVGSKSDLVSENSYLDQIMEMVKRYDLKEFIPVSSKTGFNIDKVFVDIAASLMPQRY; translated from the coding sequence ATGAGCAATTACCAAAAACTCTACAAGATAGTCGTCGTCGGCGAAGGCGGCGTCGGGAAAACCACCCTTATAAAAAGGTACGTAACCGGCCAGTTCACTAACAGTAAAACAACTATAGGTGTCTCATTCGCGATAGCTAACGTAAACTTTAACAATGTAACAGTTAAGATGCAAATCTGGGATTTAGGCGGTGAAGAACGGTTCAGGACACTTTTACCCTCTTTCTGTAAGGGTGCGCAGGGAGCTATTATAGTATTCGACCAGAGTCGTTTCTCCACGTTTCTATCTTTACCTGAATGGATTGAACTTGTAAAGAAGAATACTAATAATATTCCAATCATCTTGGTTGGGTCTAAATCTGATTTAGTAAGTGAAAACTCTTATCTGGATCAAATAATGGAGATGGTTAAAAGATACGATTTAAAAGAATTTATCCCGGTCTCGTCTAAGACCGGGTTTAACATAGATAAAGTTTTCGTTGATATTGCGGCTTCCCTAATGCCGCAGCGATACTAG
- a CDS encoding thiamine pyrophosphate-dependent enzyme, giving the protein MSVVKPKDLALTEERLAPGHRLCPGCGEPTTVKLVLKASDDPVIVCSATGCLEVSTSIYPYTSWNVPWIHSAFENAAATAAGVEAAIKALKRKGVYKYDKVNVLAVAGDGGTFDIGFQALSGAFERYHRIVYLLLDNEAYMNTGIQRSGGTPSYASTTTSPDGRVIPGKIQTKKQISRIMVEHEPAYVATISAAFWQDLIQKAKKAFAADGPAFLHSITPCPRGWRHADNISIELCRLAVQTCIFPLWEAEKVEGKMVYKLSAPSKQIAKNPDKKKPVVEYLKLQGRYRHLFKPEEKTDLINKIQEWVDTEWDIILERCGEK; this is encoded by the coding sequence ATGTCTGTAGTTAAACCTAAAGATTTAGCTCTCACAGAAGAACGGCTGGCTCCAGGCCATAGATTATGCCCTGGTTGCGGTGAACCTACAACCGTTAAATTAGTTTTAAAAGCGAGCGATGACCCTGTAATAGTTTGCAGTGCAACGGGATGTTTAGAGGTTTCAACATCGATATACCCGTATACTTCTTGGAATGTACCATGGATACACAGCGCGTTTGAAAACGCTGCTGCTACCGCTGCAGGCGTAGAAGCTGCTATTAAAGCATTGAAGAGAAAAGGGGTATATAAATACGATAAAGTTAATGTTTTAGCGGTTGCAGGCGACGGTGGAACCTTCGATATCGGTTTCCAAGCTCTCTCAGGAGCTTTTGAAAGATACCATAGAATAGTGTATCTTCTACTAGATAACGAAGCATATATGAATACAGGTATCCAAAGAAGCGGTGGAACACCCAGTTACGCTTCCACAACTACAAGCCCCGATGGGCGGGTGATACCTGGAAAAATACAGACTAAGAAGCAGATCAGCAGAATAATGGTTGAGCATGAACCGGCTTATGTAGCCACTATCTCCGCCGCGTTCTGGCAAGATTTAATTCAGAAAGCGAAGAAGGCTTTCGCAGCTGACGGCCCGGCTTTCCTTCACTCAATCACCCCCTGCCCTCGTGGATGGAGACATGCCGATAATATTTCAATTGAATTATGCAGACTGGCGGTGCAAACATGCATATTCCCATTATGGGAAGCGGAGAAAGTTGAAGGTAAAATGGTGTATAAGCTATCAGCGCCCAGTAAACAGATAGCTAAAAACCCTGATAAAAAGAAGCCGGTGGTAGAGTACCTTAAACTTCAAGGAAGATACAGACATCTATTCAAACCAGAGGAGAAAACAGATCTTATTAACAAAATACAGGAATGGGTTGACACCGAGTGGGATATAATATTAGAGCGGTGCGGTGAAAAGTAA
- a CDS encoding VTT domain-containing protein, translated as MRIKNSTFYIIIAIPVVAVILYIIFSSPGIMSFFDGLVTVMYDFVVNNPISAYFGAFLISTIGNFTVFLPVPYALAVFLLGAQPFINPLLLALICGLGSGIGEVSAYLIGLGGRKFIEKKYAKNLKSISALIERYGFWGIVLFAATPLPDDTLLITLGVLKYNIVKTLVACTIGKIMLCAILAFGGRLGWGFVELIFTGGGVIGTVLAIIGTILLIYFMLKIDWSNILNRNKEAEDVEKTEAESK; from the coding sequence ATGAGGATAAAGAATTCAACTTTTTACATTATTATAGCTATACCTGTAGTTGCTGTAATATTATATATTATCTTCTCTTCACCTGGTATAATGTCTTTTTTCGACGGCTTAGTGACTGTAATGTACGATTTTGTGGTAAATAATCCGATTTCAGCGTATTTTGGAGCGTTTCTTATATCAACAATCGGTAACTTCACAGTTTTTCTACCAGTTCCATACGCTTTAGCCGTCTTTCTTTTAGGCGCTCAACCCTTCATAAACCCGTTGCTTTTAGCTTTGATATGTGGATTAGGCTCAGGTATAGGTGAGGTGTCAGCCTATCTTATAGGTTTAGGGGGTAGAAAATTTATAGAGAAAAAATATGCTAAAAATTTAAAGTCGATTAGCGCATTAATAGAGCGTTACGGCTTCTGGGGGATTGTATTATTCGCAGCCACCCCTTTACCTGATGACACTCTTCTAATTACTCTAGGTGTGTTAAAATACAATATAGTTAAAACACTTGTAGCATGCACAATAGGTAAGATTATGCTATGCGCTATACTGGCTTTCGGAGGTCGTTTAGGGTGGGGGTTCGTGGAGTTGATCTTCACAGGCGGCGGAGTTATAGGAACCGTTCTCGCTATCATCGGCACTATTCTACTCATATACTTTATGTTGAAAATCGACTGGTCTAATATATTAAATAGAAATAAAGAAGCGGAAGATGTTGAGAAAACTGAAGCCGAATCTAAATAA
- a CDS encoding GTPase — protein sequence MKRGVNAIIMGAAGRDFHNFNIYFRENPLYNIVAFTAAQIPGVENRVYPPELSGRAYPKGIPIYSEGMLKDLIIKYNVKAVFFSYSDVSYKELLSKAALVQSLGCDFILLSPASTMLKPTVKSISICGVRTGVGKSPVTRYVAFLLKKRGFKPVIIRHPMPYGDLASTIVQRFSSLKDLDYNKCSIEEREDIEPHIRAGFIVYAGVDYAKVLNSAEREGDFIIWDGGNNDFPFYETDLNIVVVDALRPDHIVEYYPSEVNFRRANIIVITKTDIAPKENVQRIYEYAKILNPKAEVVEGVLAKSADPDISLDGKRVLVIEDGPSVTHGGLSHGAAYAYSIERGGLVVDPRPFAKGVIKEIYNRYPHIGCVLPAIGYNESQVKDFEESIRNLSFDVIVSATPTDLKLILKEEHPIVNVKYEFAPSDSSRLEKLINEFF from the coding sequence TTGAAGAGAGGGGTTAACGCTATAATTATGGGTGCAGCCGGCAGAGACTTTCATAATTTCAACATCTATTTTAGAGAGAATCCTTTATATAATATAGTAGCTTTCACAGCTGCTCAAATCCCGGGTGTGGAGAACCGTGTTTACCCTCCTGAATTAAGTGGCCGGGCTTATCCTAAAGGTATTCCCATTTATAGCGAAGGAATGTTGAAGGATTTGATTATAAAATATAATGTGAAAGCGGTCTTCTTCTCTTATAGTGATGTCTCTTATAAAGAGCTGCTTTCTAAGGCTGCTTTAGTTCAATCACTAGGCTGCGACTTTATTTTACTATCGCCGGCTTCGACGATGCTTAAGCCCACTGTTAAATCTATTTCAATCTGCGGTGTGAGAACAGGTGTCGGTAAATCTCCTGTAACTCGCTATGTCGCTTTTCTTTTGAAAAAACGCGGTTTTAAACCTGTGATCATAAGGCATCCTATGCCTTACGGTGATTTAGCAAGTACCATTGTTCAAAGATTCTCATCTCTAAAAGACTTGGATTATAATAAGTGTAGTATCGAGGAGCGTGAAGATATTGAGCCTCATATAAGAGCGGGCTTCATAGTTTATGCTGGCGTTGACTATGCTAAGGTTCTTAACAGTGCCGAGCGTGAAGGCGACTTTATTATATGGGATGGGGGTAACAATGATTTTCCATTTTACGAAACAGATTTAAATATTGTCGTAGTGGACGCGTTGAGGCCGGATCATATAGTGGAATATTATCCTAGTGAAGTGAATTTTAGAAGAGCTAATATCATAGTGATCACTAAAACAGATATCGCGCCTAAAGAGAACGTTCAACGTATATACGAGTACGCTAAGATTTTGAACCCTAAAGCTGAGGTTGTTGAAGGAGTATTAGCGAAGAGTGCTGATCCAGATATATCTTTAGATGGTAAAAGAGTTTTAGTTATTGAAGACGGTCCTTCAGTAACACACGGTGGTTTAAGCCACGGAGCCGCTTACGCTTATTCAATTGAGCGGGGCGGTTTAGTGGTGGATCCGAGACCCTTTGCGAAAGGTGTAATTAAAGAAATTTATAACAGATACCCGCATATAGGGTGTGTTCTACCAGCTATAGGCTATAATGAAAGCCAGGTTAAAGATTTTGAGGAGAGTATTAGAAACCTTTCTTTCGACGTTATTGTATCAGCTACACCTACGGATTTAAAATTGATTTTAAAAGAGGAGCACCCTATCGTTAATGTAAAATACGAGTTTGCTCCATCGGATTCATCTCGCTTAGAAAAATTAATTAATGAGTTCTTCTAG
- a CDS encoding OFA family MFS transporter, producing MEFENMSDVKVFNRWIVVAGAVIIQLALGTIYTWGVMTIFISPYLGLPRELTVFVFGVSLLAFGLTMIFSGQFQQRIGPRKATIIGGIILAVGVISSAAMTTLIGLIITYGLLFGIGIGICYVCPIATAQKWFPDKKGLISGIAVAGFGAGAFIFNYVISALAAFSIPVMFIILGVIYAVMILSGAFTLKLPPVDYRPPGWTPPPPTAGISSGLDLTRNETVRTKAFWLLWLMFTLSAISGLLVIGSFAAFAKLTDSIGNPLYAISATDFVLLGGIAALFNALGRITWGKIADTLSYKKTMLIMFTVQGAFMIVYFFTNVSIPAFMALTCLIYFCFGGNFSLFPTATADLFGLKNVGANYGVVFSAYGIAGFIGATMVPAFYAAFGSYLLLFVTMGLMSFAATALTMVIKPPKAKTSA from the coding sequence ATGGAGTTTGAGAATATGTCTGACGTTAAAGTTTTCAACCGGTGGATTGTAGTTGCCGGAGCTGTTATAATCCAACTAGCTTTGGGGACAATTTACACTTGGGGTGTTATGACGATTTTCATATCACCGTACCTTGGTCTTCCGCGTGAACTAACCGTTTTCGTTTTCGGAGTAAGTTTACTAGCTTTCGGTTTAACAATGATTTTCTCAGGTCAATTTCAACAGCGTATAGGCCCAAGGAAAGCAACTATAATCGGTGGTATAATACTAGCTGTAGGCGTCATCTCATCAGCCGCTATGACGACTTTAATCGGCTTGATTATCACTTACGGTCTTCTCTTCGGTATCGGAATCGGTATATGCTATGTATGCCCAATAGCTACAGCTCAGAAATGGTTCCCTGATAAGAAGGGTCTTATAAGCGGTATAGCCGTAGCAGGCTTTGGAGCAGGTGCCTTCATATTCAATTATGTGATCTCTGCTTTAGCAGCCTTTAGCATCCCTGTTATGTTCATTATACTTGGGGTAATATACGCAGTTATGATTCTAAGCGGAGCCTTCACCTTGAAACTTCCCCCAGTAGACTACCGCCCTCCAGGCTGGACTCCTCCCCCTCCGACAGCGGGAATATCTTCAGGGCTAGATTTAACTAGAAATGAAACAGTTAGAACTAAAGCATTTTGGTTATTATGGTTGATGTTCACTCTCTCAGCGATCTCCGGGTTGCTCGTTATAGGTTCCTTCGCGGCTTTCGCTAAACTAACAGATTCGATTGGAAACCCGTTGTATGCAATATCTGCGACAGATTTCGTTCTCCTAGGTGGTATAGCAGCGTTATTCAACGCTTTAGGTAGAATTACATGGGGTAAAATAGCTGACACGTTATCTTATAAGAAAACGATGCTAATAATGTTCACAGTGCAGGGAGCTTTCATGATCGTTTACTTCTTCACTAATGTGAGCATTCCAGCATTCATGGCTTTGACATGTTTAATCTATTTTTGCTTCGGCGGCAACTTCTCACTGTTTCCAACAGCTACCGCTGATTTATTCGGGTTAAAAAATGTTGGAGCTAATTACGGTGTAGTGTTCTCAGCTTACGGTATAGCCGGTTTCATAGGGGCTACCATGGTTCCAGCGTTTTACGCAGCTTTCGGCAGTTATCTGCTCTTATTCGTTACAATGGGTTTAATGTCTTTCGCAGCCACAGCGCTTACGATGGTTATAAAGCCTCCTAAAGCTAAAACATCTGCTTGA